The genomic DNA TTTTAGAAGCTAGTTCAATTCCTGTGATTCTATTAGATAATTCCCACAATTCATCCCTTTTATAAATCATTTTCTCTCTCATGATTTTTCCATCAAATTACTCTTTTAGCGGTATGTACTTGAATCAAAATACTAATTTTACCCCTGTTCTCTGCCTCGACGAGTGAATTTAATTTTGTCTGACTACTTATCTATCTAAGATTCTGCCAGAATGGCGAATATATACCCGTAAAATCCTCTAAATTATAAATAACAACGTTACAGTAAACTATCTTGAGGCTAAATATCCACAGCTAAATGATTGCTTTTTACACCAAAACAAATTAGTCGTAACTACTGGTGGTAATTTTTTCCAGGTATTTATAACAATCACAAATGAGAGTAGTGGCTGACTTTTCAATTGAGATTGTGATCAATGTCATACTATTATTGTATGTGTGATTTTTTGGACTTAAAATAGCTCAAAACTATAACACTAATAGTAGACTGGAAAATTGAAAAGTTACGGTGAAATTTTCAGGCTGATAGGATATTCATCTATTTAACTTCTGTTTAGTTAATCCTAATTTCTCCCAAGCAGGATTCTCTATACTCTAAAAATTGGCAATTTATGAACAGATCCCAGAAGCTGGTACATTATACAGCTTCTTTTTTGTTACTACCACAACTTGTAAATTAAATATTCAGCTATTAGTAACTTATAATTGATGCCTCGTGCTAAGGATAGATGTAAGTTTTTTTATTTCTGCTGTGATTGAATGTATGTTTATACCTCTGGATAGAAGGATGTTTGATTTTATCTGCAAAAAAAATGCTTTTTATACTTCAATTTAGCAATTGAATAGTATTTTAAATCAGCAACATCTAAATAGATTAAAAATTACAAACATTTGAGTTTATCAAACTAAAGTATTGGCGCAAAAAATATAAAGATGTTGTAAGATAAATATGAAGATTCAATAAACATATTCAGACCTTGTATAAACTTTTAGTCAAAATGTAGGAATATCTAGAGATGAATAGAGATTGCTAAAAATTAAGAGTGAATAACTCTAAATTTTTTGTTAGCTTTTGTACACATATATCAGATTTATGAAAATCTGCGGATGAGAAAACAATAATGTTAAGTTAGTGTTGAGAAATAAGGGGCTTTCTCAACTTAGAACAATAGTTTTTAGGCTGCAATGTCATTTGTGGAATAGGTTATACAACTTTTATGTAAGGCTGTAGATAATTATCAAATCCATTGATTGATCTGTCTTTATCTGTATTCATCTGCGGTCAATAATTCTGGATTTTGTAATCTATTAGCCTTGCCAAAGTTTGCATTGCTATAAATATTTTTAGGTGTTTGACCAGATAATTTAGTAATTAAAAACTGACATTATTAACAGGAATCAGGGATACATTTACCAAGATTTTAAGGTATTCGATAACTGGTAAGAATTATGTCATCATCTTCTCAAATTTATGAAATTTGTGATCTTTACGATGTGCAAGCAAGCAGATTTTTAACATCCTTTCAACGGAAAACATTGCTAAAAAAACTACAGACTAATTTACAAACAGAATATCGCCGCAGGATTGAAATTATCCTATTAGCAGATATGGGCAAATCTCAAGCTTCTATTTGTGAAATCATGGGTTGTTCTCAGGAAATGGCCAGATATTGGATGGGGATAGCTGAGGCGGGAATGGCTCATAAATGGAACGAAAGAAGAATAGGTAGACCTAAAATAGTTAATAGTGAATATATGGCAAGATTGAAGGAATTAGTAAGTAATAGTCCCCGTGAATATGGCTATGCTTTTAGTTCTTGGACTGCGCGATGGTTGAGTAAACATTTAGCTAAAGAATTAGGGATTGAAATTAGCGATCGCCATATTAATCGTTTACTTAAACAAATGGGACTTTCTACAAAACCCAAAACTTCTCCAATACAAAAAAATGAGCAAAATCAGGATAGTAGTATCAAAATTAGCGATTTAAAATCTACTTCTTTAAAGTCTAACTCCGAACCTAGTTTTAGTTGGTCATTTAATTTGAATCAGGGCAATCACTAATATTTGGATTTAAAGCAGATGAAGTCAAATTTTTCTCAGGAATATTTAGAGGCACAAATTTCCGATTTATTGGGTGAATCTCTATCCCAACAAGAACTCAAAAATTGTCTTCAAGCCTTAGAAATAATTGAGCCTCCCATCGCCAAGCAATTTTGGCAAGGGAAAACCGCAGCACCAGGAATTTATCTAGTTTTAGCCGGTAAAGTCAGATTATTAGATAGTAGAAATAACTTAATTTCTACTTTGACATCTGGCTCATCTTTTGGGGAATTGACCTTATTTCCTGAATATAATTTTCATGATTATGTTGCTAGGGCTTCTATAAATTTAAAAATTGGTTATCTTTCTCAAGAGGTAATTAATCAGGTTTTTGGTGTAAGAGATCGCCTATTACGTAAAGCAGAACTTTGGGATATATTGTTGTTATTGTGTCAAAATTCTGCTATACCTCGCCATGAATCAATAGAGTCAATGTTAACAGCATTATCTCTATTTACTAAACACAATCTAGATATTGGGGATTTAAATTCCCAAATCATGAAAAATGCTAAACTATTGTTAGTAGGTGAGGGAGAATTAGAAAATGAACAACAAGAAAAATTAACCCCAGGGGATATTTTTGTCAATCATCAAACAGTAAATTGGCAAGCTAAAAAACCAAGCAAAATCTACATATTATATAATGATCATGTGCAAACAGCACTACAAAATTGGCCACAACTATCTACATTGATTGATGTAGAAAATACGCCGATTAGTAAACCTCTCACACAGAAAATTAACCCTCCTAGTCAAAACATAATTGAATTTACACAACCGACAGTTCCGCCTCCACCAAAGCCGAAAAAACCTCAAAAATACTTCCCTAGTCCTACCGTTACCGCTGGAAATTGGTGGCGCAAAATTAGCAAGCGCTATCCATTTTTTGAACAACAAAGTGCTTCTGATTGTGGTGCTGCTTGCTTAGTAATGATCAGCCGTTACTGGGGTAAAAATTTTAGTATCAATCGCTTGCGGGATCTTGCAAATGTGAACCGTACAGGTGCGACTATGCGAAGTTTAACCGCTGCGGCTGAAAGTATTGGTTTTGTTACTCGTCCAGTAAAAGCTAGTTTAGATAAACTTGCACAACAAGCATTACCCGCGATCGCTCACTGGGAAGGTAAACATTACATTGTCGTCTATGAAATTACTAAAAAACGGGTAATTGTTGGCGATCCAGCTATTGGCCAACTTCAGCTAACTATTAAGGAATTTAAAACTGGTTGGACTGGTTATGCACTATTATTACAACCTACTAAATCACTCAAAGAAACCCCAGAAGCAAATACACCATTTTGGCAATTATTTGAATTAGTTAAACCCCATTATCGGGTTTTATTAGAGGTTTTTGCAGCTTCACTTCTAATTCAAATATTTGGATTAATCACACCTTTATTTACTCAACTTTTATTAGACAGGGTAATTGTTCAAGGTAGTACGATTACTTTAAATACTGTTGGCTTTGGTTTACTGATTTTTGGGTTATTTCGGGTAGCAATTAATGGACTCAGACAATATTTATTAGATCACACTGCTAACCGCATTAGTGTATCTTTGATGGTGGGTTTTATTAAACATACATTTCGTTTACCTTTATCGTTTTTTGAGTCTCGTTATGTTGGAGATATTATTTCCCGTGTCCAAGAAAATCAAAAAATTCAGAACTTTTTAACTGGTGAAGCCCTATCTATCATTTTAGATTTACTCACAGTGTTTGTCTACATGGGTTTAATGTTTTGGTATAGTCCACCTTTAGCTTTATTAGTATTAGCTATTGTCCCACCTTTTGTATTTTTAGCCCTGTTTGCTACACCATTTTTAAAACGAATTAGCCGCGAAGTATTTAGTGCCTTAGCCCAAGAAAATAGTTACTTGATTCAAAGCCTATCAGGAATTTCCTCAATTCGTTCCATGGCGATTGAACAAACAGTACGTTGGCATTGGGAAGAACTACTAAATAATTTGATCAAGAAAACATTTAAGGGTCAAATAATTAGTAACCAACTCCAGATCATTAGTTCAACAATTCAATCTTTAGCGACTACTGGATTACTATGGTTTGGGGCATGGTTAGTAATTCAAAATCAATTAACTATTGGGCAGTTAGTCGCATTTAATATGTTGTTAGGTAATGTAATCCAACCTTTTCAGCGGTTAATTGTATTGTGGAATCAATTACAGGAAGTGATTGTATCTACAGAGAGAATTAACGATGTTTTAGAAGCAGAAGTAGAAGAAGATTTAGTTGCCCAACCTCGACAAAGTTTACCCAGGCTACAAGGGAGAGTTTGCTTTGATAATGTGACATTTCGCTATCATCCAGAAAGCGATATTAATATCTTAGAAAATCTCAGTTTTGAAATTTTACCAGAACAAACAGTAGCAGTAGTTGGTAGAAGTGGTTCAGGAAAAACAACATTATCAAAATTAATTTTGGGTTTATATCCACCGACAGATGGTAGAGTATTAATTGACAATCAAGATGTAACTAGTATTTCCTTAAAATCCCTGCGATCGCAAATAGGAGTAGTTGATCAAGATACATTTTTATTTGGTGGTACGATTCGAGAAAATATTAGCATTGCCCATCCAGAAGCCAGCCTAGAAGAAATTATTGAAGCTGCACAAATGGCAGGAGCAGATGAATTTATTAAACGCATGGCTATGGGCTATGAAACTGAAATTGGTGAAGCTGGAGGGATGTTATCTGGGGGGCAACGTCAACGCCTAGCTATCGCCCGTGCATTATTAGGAAATCCACGCCTTTTAATATTAGATGAAGCTACCAGTCATTTAGATTCTGAATCAGAAAGAATTATTCAGAATAATCTCAAAAAAATCCTCCAAGGGCGCACAAGTGTAATTATTGCTCATCGTCTTTCTACCGTGCGAAATGCAGACTTAATTCTAGTTTTGGATCGGGGTGTTTTAGTTGAAAGTGGTACTCATGAAGAACTAATTGCCAAAAAAGGACATTATTACTATCTCAATCAACAACAGTTAACAGTTAGTAGTTAGTAGTTAGTAGTTAGTAGTTAGTAGTTAGTAGTTAGTAGGAATAATCACGACTCTGAAGTTTTTCGCTTTATTAATTCTCAATCCTAAATTAGTTATGCCACAATCAACTTATAATTCTTCCTCATCATTTTCCATATCCAATCAGATCAATGCTACCAGTCTTCAATCTGAAAAACAAATAATAAATCAAGAGAAAGATTGGTTTTATGGAACTGAAGAATTACTAGATGCCTTACCAAAAGCATGGACAAGATCAATACTTTATTTACTGATTAGTTTTACAACTATAGCTTTACCTTGGGCAATGCTTTCTAAAGTAGATGAAACCGGAAATGCCACAGGGAGAATAGAACCCAAAGGTGCAACTCAAAAATTAGATAGTAGAGTGACTGGAAGTGTAATTGCTGTTAATTTTCAAGAAGGATCAACCGTTAAAGCTGGACAGGTTTTAATGGAAATGGAATCTGATATTTTGCGAACAGAAATACAACAAGCACAAGCCCAATCAGAGGGTTTAGTTAGTCGTCAAGCACAATTAGAACTACTCAAAAATCAAGTGTTATTAGCGATTAATATTCAAGAACAGCAAAACCAATCCCAACAATTAGAAAAATTAGCTCAACTTAATCAAGCCAGAGAAAATTTAACTGCAAAACAAAGTGCCTATAATTTACAAAAATTAGAAAAAATGGCACAAGTTGAGCAAGCAAAACATAATATAAATACCAGTCAAACGGCCTATCGTCTAACCACAAGTAGATTAAATCGAGATTTGTTAGAAGTGCAACGCTATAGTTTACTA from Okeanomitos corallinicola TIOX110 includes the following:
- a CDS encoding helix-turn-helix domain-containing protein; translated protein: MSSSSQIYEICDLYDVQASRFLTSFQRKTLLKKLQTNLQTEYRRRIEIILLADMGKSQASICEIMGCSQEMARYWMGIAEAGMAHKWNERRIGRPKIVNSEYMARLKELVSNSPREYGYAFSSWTARWLSKHLAKELGIEISDRHINRLLKQMGLSTKPKTSPIQKNEQNQDSSIKISDLKSTSLKSNSEPSFSWSFNLNQGNH
- a CDS encoding ABC transporter transmembrane domain-containing protein; translated protein: MKSNFSQEYLEAQISDLLGESLSQQELKNCLQALEIIEPPIAKQFWQGKTAAPGIYLVLAGKVRLLDSRNNLISTLTSGSSFGELTLFPEYNFHDYVARASINLKIGYLSQEVINQVFGVRDRLLRKAELWDILLLLCQNSAIPRHESIESMLTALSLFTKHNLDIGDLNSQIMKNAKLLLVGEGELENEQQEKLTPGDIFVNHQTVNWQAKKPSKIYILYNDHVQTALQNWPQLSTLIDVENTPISKPLTQKINPPSQNIIEFTQPTVPPPPKPKKPQKYFPSPTVTAGNWWRKISKRYPFFEQQSASDCGAACLVMISRYWGKNFSINRLRDLANVNRTGATMRSLTAAAESIGFVTRPVKASLDKLAQQALPAIAHWEGKHYIVVYEITKKRVIVGDPAIGQLQLTIKEFKTGWTGYALLLQPTKSLKETPEANTPFWQLFELVKPHYRVLLEVFAASLLIQIFGLITPLFTQLLLDRVIVQGSTITLNTVGFGLLIFGLFRVAINGLRQYLLDHTANRISVSLMVGFIKHTFRLPLSFFESRYVGDIISRVQENQKIQNFLTGEALSIILDLLTVFVYMGLMFWYSPPLALLVLAIVPPFVFLALFATPFLKRISREVFSALAQENSYLIQSLSGISSIRSMAIEQTVRWHWEELLNNLIKKTFKGQIISNQLQIISSTIQSLATTGLLWFGAWLVIQNQLTIGQLVAFNMLLGNVIQPFQRLIVLWNQLQEVIVSTERINDVLEAEVEEDLVAQPRQSLPRLQGRVCFDNVTFRYHPESDINILENLSFEILPEQTVAVVGRSGSGKTTLSKLILGLYPPTDGRVLIDNQDVTSISLKSLRSQIGVVDQDTFLFGGTIRENISIAHPEASLEEIIEAAQMAGADEFIKRMAMGYETEIGEAGGMLSGGQRQRLAIARALLGNPRLLILDEATSHLDSESERIIQNNLKKILQGRTSVIIAHRLSTVRNADLILVLDRGVLVESGTHEELIAKKGHYYYLNQQQLTVSS